From Micropterus dolomieu isolate WLL.071019.BEF.003 ecotype Adirondacks linkage group LG06, ASM2129224v1, whole genome shotgun sequence:
AGActcatacctttggtgtgagacccgggttcaagtccactgacaccaatgtgtccctgagcaagacacgtaacccctagttgctccagaggcaagagagaaattgtaagtcactttggataaaagttcaatgaataaatgtaagtaaaCGGTGTATTGTGGGGGCCAGCAAAACAAACGATAAATTACCCATGTACTACTATGAATAATATATCATGTCATtgctataataataaacagggcGTAggtagtgctgggcaacaatttTTAACCGCATTGTTAcatgcaaaattgaataatgtaGAGTATTGCACACTTGTAacttaaatgtactgctatatacacaaaagtgctataacgtggtttgcaaacactttaaacaaataggTACTATatatgccatctttatttaagatatcaggggtagcaTATTCTGAGACTAATAATGGGGtggttatttatgtttttttttaatattactgACAGATATTGACTAATCAGCCACTTTCTCAACAGcattcccaacagcaaggttgcacagatttatggctGTGGAAagaccacgcttgtgggtcGTATGCATGTGCAGAACcactaagtagcacatctcgataggtagcataaatcgacagaatgCCAGTGTTCTGACGATATATGCTGGCTTGTTGAAAAATGCTACTGTAGCGAAAATCAATAGCAGAGTCTATCAAGTTgctaatgtgcaaataaaatgcacctcagaagggaggtggtttctcatgttgccctTTTCTTATATTGTCTACTGATATAggtcaaaagctgtaaaatgaagacacagaaggaaaacatgaacggtctataatgattctgaggtcttataacagggttttcctgccattaAGACTTAGGGGTGATGCCCACAACATGCAGTGccatcactgtggagcaacagaaccaaccaaattactttctccagatctaaaggttgtagttcctcctgtagactgatctttgggtgttatctgctctagcttttccaactgtTTGTTCAGAGatgtggtgaaaataatggcccaatatgatgtgaaattacatatttttcattggaaaacacaATTTCCTTTTGGAGGACCCACCCCCCtgaccaacaccaaaacattcatctaaagctcacattaaactgggaaaacactgcagttttaagctattctaaggTGCAttgcatgctcatggacacgagagcaatgttgctgagacatTTTGTTGGGGGTTTTGTCATATTCAGACAAATattttgcttcacctccgctgctacaactccatcctaggggaaacactgcttttctagtcatatcggctgttataaacgcagATGTATTTGCAAATGGCTTATATCGGCCGATATCTGCAAAATGAGACATCTGTTGGGCTCTAGTCTATTGTCATAGAAATATGGCGTAACTTTTATGCTGCTTCTACAAAAATCCCTTTGTACGAACCATATTTGAACCAAAAATCCCTAACCTGCCCACAATTGTGCTTTTATGGTGACCAAGGACGTGATTCTACTGTTTTTTGTATAGCAATGTTCATTGGGCCAAAGGGGATACCCTTTTAGAAAATTTAACAACATTGGCACtgcaggggaaaaaagttgCAGTGCTTGGTTTTTTTTTGCAGGCCTATCAATTTAGTTTCCAATTAGACAagctcagtgtttttgtaaaaacatgtttacatttctcACATGTTTGATCATTTAAACTGTTTGTTTTCACTAGATGTTTTACTATTCTACACGTTGTAAACCTTATCACTTGagggtgtttctgtgtgtgataAGAAGCTTCTTGACCACTACAGTCAACATACACATCTACTGCTATGCCACAGCTAAATCCTGTGTTTCTTACTGAGATTACTAACCTATGACACCTGTAACTAATAATTACATTGCCTTAAGTATCGGCCAGTATCATGAATTGGGCTATGTAGTCAATCGGATTCACAAAATTGACACTGTTACTCAAAGACGATCCTTAGCCAGCATTCAAAAGCAGCAGTATTAGGCCATGACGTGGCTATGCAGTGTCAAAGTGTCAAATACCAGTGAATCGATAGAAAACTCACTGAGTGGTCAGAAATTCTATACTGTGACATTGTTTCTCTCATACTTTAATGTCCATTTATAATAGAAATTCTTCTGATATGCATATGTTTAAGAACTGTGTATATAAAAGCCTTCTGAAAGCAGAATGGTTCTGATAAGTTATTATCAAGCATATGTCTTGTTAAAAATGCATTGAGACACAGGACCCATTTGACCTCTGGTATATGATGCAGCTTACGCAGCAGGCCTCTCTCCTGAGGACGATCACATGCATGGTTCTTATTCCACGGGTAGTGCGTTACAGTGTTGAGAATCTACAGAAGACATGCATTTCAGGTCTCGTTCCTCCTGTTAAATTGAGACGTTGCTTTGTTTGGCTGGTCTTTTAAGTCGGAGCTAGTGGGAAGCTAGTTATTCTGTAATTGTATTCTTCTGGCACTGGAGTTCATGTAGAGGGATGGAGTCTGTGTTAACCAGTGTCAGACACTGGTCTTTTGTGCCCAGAAACTGTGCTGCCTTTCTAGTTAGCAGCAAAGGAAACTCTATGGCTGTTTAGACAAGAGGTGGGATGTGTTCTTTGGACACCCCATTATTCCCACAAATGAAACTGATACACTGTATAGAAATGAAAccttaaaatatgtttatacaCCTAAAATTTATCTTTTGAAGATAAAACGCATCCCTTTTGTTGACTAGCAGTTTTTAGAAAGGTGTATTTATAGCCACTAAGTCTACAGGGATGAGCATTTCATACTAGAATAGATGGCGTTTGTGTTATATTTGAAAACTTCAAACGGTGAGAGAACAATCAATTTTGAGGCCTGATTGCTTCATTAATAcgctttctttgtctttttttttttttttttttttttttcttcttaagcATCCTGTGAAGCAGAAATGGACCAGGCAAGGTCAACAATATCCAAAATTGTGAGTATTGTAACTAGCATTACAACTATAATCTTAAAATAACAAGCCTTGCCATAAAGAATAATCCTCCCCTCATTACCACTTCTGAAATGAGTGTTATTATAACTGTCTGTGTTGCATAATTGAATGTTTTGGGAAcaaatatttattactttacaCTTCATCAACATCATGCTGAATGATTATTAGGCAGAGGAATGTAAATCTCTTCAGTGCTGTTAATGTTGCATGTTTAAGTGCTATAAGTTTGTCTTTATCAAGAAGGATGTGATTATATTCTAATCGCTGCAAGAGACAAAAATTGTACCACTTTGAAATAATATACATTATAAAGAGTTAAGTTATAACTTCTAGTTATTGtaattcattacatttttatagattAGTATTAAACCATTAAGAACAGCTTTTGAGAAGTTGTTTAGCTCTTTAGTTCCAGTTAACTGTTTCGCCACTTTCGAAAATGACAACGGCGCATTTAGACAAATCTGTTATCATAGTAACAAGTACAAATGCAACCCTATTGGACTTTTGTATTGGAAACCTGGTTTATCAAGGAGTTACCACCATTTGTAATGGCAGACTTGATGGCTTACCAACATTTTCAACATGCAATTAGAAACCTATGAGCCTTTTTTATTAAAGAATTGTATAAATCCAGAGCACAATTTTGCGATGGAAAATCATTTGTAACTGCTAGCCAGGCACTGGCAAATTGTTGGCTAATTAAAAGGCAGGAAATGTAGCAGTCAAATGTGCCAATAGAAACTCATATGCAACATCCGTATAGAATATAAAACGAGTACAAGAAAGGAACTTGCAGCCATTGCTTTTTGATCAGTTTTCAACAAAACTGACACTGCACACCACACAGTCCTGTTCCCCACCAATGGTGAATAACTTCCTGTCAGACTTTAACTTAAAACAGACTAacttttaaattagttttacattttcctttaaCCCAGCACAAGCAATTTGTGGCGAAGTTTATTaccaaaatttttattttaaatttgaataaatatgTCTACATGTAGTCTGTAACGGAAAAGGGAGTACTTCCCATTTCCTTCTGAGCAGATCCTCCTGATAGAAGATCTAGTGctttgtgctcattttcagtcATCGTTCATCCTTCATTTTTAGTTCTCAGAAAGCTACTATTGTAAGTTAATTGTTATACTATACCTTGACATTCTATATTTCATATTAGTACAGTATTTATCATATTTGCAGGTGATGAGGAAGTACTCTTCTAGATTGTCTGCCATGTGCTTAGGCCCGAAAGCCAAACTGATTTGTCTATTTTCAGAGCGTAAAGTCTTCTGATCACACTGCATCACGCACTGAAGGGAAAAGTTAAATGTGCTACTTAAAACATTGACCGAGGAAAAATAGAGTGGGCGACCGCAAAAGTGAAACGAAATAAACTAAGCACTTTTTGGTTCTCTCACTAAGCTTCAAAAATGCAAATATGTTGCAGCTACAGGCTGCTGAAATGTCATTGTCGGCAAACAATGAGTTTGGGTTTCAGTCTTCTGCTAAATCACCAGATCTGCAGGATTCCTTCACtacaaaaacattaatctaGATTGTGACTATTCAATGTGTTAAGCTTCTTTTCTGTGCAGGGGTGTCCAGAAGTTCTGAGGCTTTTGTTGTTGAAGGGTCCATCAGAGGGGTCTTCCTGATGGATTAAAGTGCTAgctaaaagaacaaaaactcATGCTGGAGCACTTAACAACCTAAAAGTTGGTCGTTATTACTTTAAGCATTAACAAAGAACATTTACATTAGTGAAGCCATTAGCTACAACTTATATACCCTTTATTTAAAGTAAGACTTATTAGAAAGTGGTAAACTGTagtgctgctgaaacactggaGGAACTTTTTATACATAAACTTCTGTAATAAGTGAAGTCATAATTGTACAAACCCCCACTGGTCATAAATTCCAGGTTATGTCCTGCAAATATTGATCTTCAAAAATATGTTATAGTGctgagcaataaaacaaaacgatgtaatcttcctcaataacaatataacagatgttcaataaatgtttttttcatttgattcatgAAAGAATTGGCCCTTTAATCTTAAGATTTATTTGGTTGAGGAAGGAAAAGGggcaaaattatttaattttactcatgcttAATTATGAATCTtttcaacaaatgttttgaaTGGTCTACCTCAGACTTAAGtgaaccacaattaaccatctggtttcttctaCTTTCACTCGGAAGCAAAAATCatcctttaaactttaaagaaacaatgaattaacatttattatgattatcAAATGAGATGAAATTTTTTATCGCAACAACATTTTTGGCCTTATCACTGTCCTGATTTGTTCGTAGCTAAATAACAAACCATATTTTCTCCTCATAGCCACATTGTTCTGTCTTCACAGTTTAATGGGGAGCCACACTCCTACACACGTTTCAACTTGACCCAGAATATGGAAGGTGATAACAGCCAGGTGGAGATGAAGctgtcatccgacatggatgaGGAGGTCGGGGGAAATGGCGTGGGAGACCACCTCAATCACAACTCCAACAGCAAACCCTACGTGGCTCCAAAGCTTAAACACACACCCCAGAACCTTTTCTTCATGGCAGCCTCAACCCTCCTCATCTTTATCATTGGTAAGAGGTCAACCAggacaaaactgaaatattactCCAATAGAAAGAGAAACTGAACTCTCTAGGACTTTCCACTAACCAACAAACAACCATGTGTTGTGTTTGGCTCTGAACTACACATGGTCACCAAATCTGCTTTTATCATCTTAAAACCATGGCTCAAGTGCAACAAAGTCTGTTTTTGAGCAACATGGAGACAACTGCAAGATTTTATAATCTTGCATGTAGTAGTTgattccacttttttttttttttttttttttttactagatGCGAGTAGAATTTCTCAGGTGGTGTAATGTATGCATACTTTACAGTACTGTCATGGTCTGATGGTACAGCATTTCAAAATGCAGACACTGGTTTAGGCTGTAACTTGATGCATTGCGTCCTTGGATGTTTGCCTTCTTCGTCTCTGTCAGTGCAATTCAGTCTTTCCCTGGTTGTTCCTCATTTAAAGCCACTGCTACTTTCAGGGATCTTGATTGGCTACTTGGTTCAACATAAGAAGGACACTCCTCCCAGCTGTGCAGCCTCTGTCCTGCCTTTTGAAGACCCTGTTCCCCACGAAACGGGTGCCGCCCCCCTCATGGATTGGGACGATGTCAAAAAGCTCCTCGCTCAAAAACTCAGTGCAGAGAAATTTGAGCCTATTTTCAGGTAGCCTAAATATAAAAGCCCACACGCCGTAGAATCTGCTGTGAGGCAGTATTGGCTTCTTTACAAAGTTACTATTCTTGGAAAATGTCGTCTTTATACTGCAGTTTTaaaagttgatttttttttttcttcctatctattttttatttccacatATCCTAGTGAGTTTTCCAGTGAAAGTCACCGGGCTGGATCTCCAGGTGACGAGGTTCTGGGGAACAAGGTCCTCAAGAAGTTTAAAGAGTACGGCATGAACACCTGGACCGACGAGCACTTTATTAAGGTTCAGGACCCCCCAGCTTCTGGCTTCAACAAATTTGTTTACAAAGGAATGGAGGAGCGTCCAGAGGGATTCCTGTCCTACAGTGCCAGTGGAACTGCAAATGTAACTTACAAGCTAAATTAAATggataatattatttaaaatgaagtaaaatgcagtaacttattttttgttttttgggtgGGGGGGGTCCAGGGTTCCATCTTGTATGCATATTACGGGATGGAAAATGATTTCATGTTGCTGCGGGACAGGAACATAAACCTGAGCGGCAAGGTCATGCTGGTCAGAGCTGGTAAGATCAGCTTTGCTGAGAAGGTGGGTGCTTTTAGTAAGATACAGCTTTTTGTACAAATGAGATTACTGGTTGGTGACAATAAACTGTAGTGACTTTATTTCCCCCTTTTTGCTTACAGGTAGCTAATGCTGCTAAAATGAATGCCTCTGCTGTGCTGATCTACCCAGACCATGCCGATTACACTGCTAAAGACATTGCACTCTTTGGACATGTGAGTGTGGACAGTTCTGAAGCATAATGTCAAAGGATGAAACCCACTGGACAGATGTACATATgtagtgttttcattttgtgctcTACTAACatgccggggggggggggcgcaaATTCTTGCCAGTGGTTCACATTAATCCATTAGTGGTGATTTGCCCAGAAATGTAACAATGTGGCAACAAGGAGTAAGAAGACTGCTTGACACACGCAACAATGCATGTATTCTGAACACTGTCAGCACAACTGTAATGTAAGAGGCAGATACACTTCACATTTAGGTGCTCttcaaaggggggggggggggggggcacttcATCAGTACAGTACTTATACAGGAAGtacttatttgtttttgtttgtgcaaattcagagttgtttttattaaacaacTTCAAATTGAAGCTTGAGGGTAAGGCTCCAGGCTACTGGGATTAAGATTATTctgaaacacaaattaaaaacgTCACTGTCGAATCATAACTGCTTAGCAAACTCTTTAAAACCTGTCTTTCCCTCTTAccttccttctgtctctctcacaggTCCACCTGGGTTCAGGGGATCCCTACACCCCAGGCTTCCCCTCATTCAACCATACCCAGTTTCCACCTGTCCAGTCTTCAGGCCTGCCTCAAATCCTGGCTCAGACCATCACTACAGTCATGGCTGAAAAGATTCTGCGGTAAGGCTCACATACGCTGTGGACCATCTTAAACAACAATGCTGAGGGAAGCATGATAAATACAGTGCCGATCCtctttaatttatatttgtttaaatattcCTTGTGCACTGAGTTCCATAGCattaatgtttgtgtgcatcCCACAGACAGCTGGGGGGTCAAAGTGTCCCAGAATCGTGGGGAGGCAGCTACAAACTGGGAGATGAGAGTGATCTTATTACCGTGGAGGTCAACAATGTTCTTACTGAGAAAAAGATACACAACGTCTTCGGTGTCATCAAAGGCTTTGTGGATGCAGGTATATTCAGATGTTTTAACAAAAGACTCATGCCGTGATCAGTTCGGTGTGCTGAAAAAGTGAACATCTTCTCATGGTCTTATTTATATTAGATCGATATGTGATTATCGGTGCCCAGAGGGATGCTTGGGGTCCAGGCTTTGCTGCGTCGACCGTTGGCACCAGCATCCTTGTTGAGTTGGCACGTTCCATCTCAGAAATGGTGAAGAATGGTAAGTCTAAATGTTTGCTTAACATGAAATGGTGCAGGATTTTGTCTGGAAATAATTGTACAAATCAGATCCTACCTGATGAAAGTCATTAAACAGCTGAAGAAAGTAGTTGGAGGATATGCTAGTTGAATTCTTGAGTATTTCGTATTTAGCACTGTTCCTTTTCtaaatgtgcatttgttatcCCCTTGACAGACGGATTGAAGCCGAGGAGAAGCATTGTGTTTGCTAGCTGGAGTGCTGGAGAATATGGGAGTGTTGGCGCCACCGAGTGGTTGGAGGTgagaaatgaaacattttcGACATGAGGTTTTCCCAACTGCACTTATTTTGATCAACAGCTTAATGCAGTTATCATTGGTGTTAGAAcactttaatataatattttttttttttgtatatccAGGGTTATCTGTCTTCTCTCAGCATGAAAGCTTTCTGCTACATCAACCTGGATGGCGCTGTAACAGGTATTAACTGTCAttagttaaaaacattttgggaGCCCCAAGATGTCTTCCTGCTTGACTCTAAATCAGGCAATTAAATATTGAACACTTTCCTTATACCTATAATATGACTGTTTTCAGAATGGCTGAGTTTAATTCTTCTTTTCCAGGTCAGAATGGATTTAAAGTAGCAGGCAGTCC
This genomic window contains:
- the LOC123972693 gene encoding transferrin receptor protein 1-like, which produces MDQARSTISKIFNGEPHSYTRFNLTQNMEGDNSQVEMKLSSDMDEEVGGNGVGDHLNHNSNSKPYVAPKLKHTPQNLFFMAASTLLIFIIGILIGYLVQHKKDTPPSCAASVLPFEDPVPHETGAAPLMDWDDVKKLLAQKLSAEKFEPIFSEFSSESHRAGSPGDEVLGNKVLKKFKEYGMNTWTDEHFIKVQDPPASGFNKFVYKGMEERPEGFLSYSASGTANGSILYAYYGMENDFMLLRDRNINLSGKVMLVRAGKISFAEKVANAAKMNASAVLIYPDHADYTAKDIALFGHVHLGSGDPYTPGFPSFNHTQFPPVQSSGLPQILAQTITTVMAEKILRQLGGQSVPESWGGSYKLGDESDLITVEVNNVLTEKKIHNVFGVIKGFVDADRYVIIGAQRDAWGPGFAASTVGTSILVELARSISEMVKNDGLKPRRSIVFASWSAGEYGSVGATEWLEGYLSSLSMKAFCYINLDGAVTGQNGFKVAGSPLMHSLFESTLKEVKTLNKDMNLFTSFGKGNWESNVLEPLKMDNAAYPFLAFSGIPSVSFRFTHANSDYLYFGTKLDTQEKLNGVTGNKVPQLAEMATQFAGHVALRLVHDHLLRMDLAKYDKLIRIQVAQINAKVNNVQRMQPHLFPKALTVQWLISASGSYSRASRSLAADIQNSNLEDIEMCRIINDRIMTVERNFLSPYESPRENPFRHILLGSGPHTLKALSNHLDALKTNNPKADTDLFHNQFALATWTIQGCANSLAGDIWALDNEI